Proteins encoded in a region of the Acidimicrobiales bacterium genome:
- a CDS encoding pyridoxamine 5'-phosphate oxidase family protein produces MRGDQVDINAFLQRSLVARVATNGPTLRPVWYLYEERTFYWLTDTANVLHRLVSAGERLVVVVDVCDIVTGEVVHVRARGRSEIIPVVRGRAMRTFARYLGADQSAWDPRFVPSLDLPTTRMCRFTPSSIDAADAFFAVQHGPNT; encoded by the coding sequence GTGCGAGGGGACCAGGTCGACATCAACGCCTTCCTTCAACGATCACTCGTTGCCAGGGTGGCCACGAATGGACCGACCTTGCGCCCCGTCTGGTACTTGTATGAGGAGCGAACGTTCTACTGGCTCACAGACACCGCGAACGTACTTCACCGGCTCGTCAGCGCCGGCGAGCGACTCGTAGTCGTCGTCGACGTCTGCGACATCGTCACCGGGGAGGTAGTCCACGTCCGCGCCCGAGGCAGGTCCGAGATCATCCCCGTGGTCCGTGGCCGAGCCATGAGGACGTTTGCGAGGTACCTCGGCGCCGACCAATCCGCGTGGGATCCGCGGTTCGTGCCATCGCTAGATCTCCCGACGACAAGGATGTGCCGCTTCACACCCTCCTCGATCGACGCGGCTGACGCCTTCTTCGCAGTCCAACATGGGCCGAACACCTGA
- a CDS encoding class I SAM-dependent methyltransferase, with translation MSDPYALAVHSSFDEVEPQFHAVLEASLDPRGPDALFDIVAGLGLESGAVVLDAGCGRGRQSLELARRFGFDVLGVDPVDRHAPIDKQLAERPLTAGSVRFTEGRFEQLPVEDSSIDLIFCRDSIMFGDLAVTATEFHRVLRPGGRGLVYLVLTGPLMSEPEADHFDHLMRGRTLRPAEIDAALERNGLTVNDRIDYSGEWAERSQEQDGEPARRLLFASRLLRRPDHYIQKFGQDHYDIMLGDCLWHVYRMIGRLSGYACTFTRPLAASPPPE, from the coding sequence ATGTCCGATCCGTACGCGCTCGCGGTGCACAGCTCCTTCGACGAAGTCGAACCGCAGTTCCATGCCGTGCTGGAAGCGAGCCTTGACCCCCGTGGTCCAGATGCGCTCTTCGACATCGTCGCTGGGCTCGGACTCGAGAGCGGCGCGGTCGTGCTCGACGCCGGGTGCGGCCGCGGGCGACAGTCACTGGAGCTGGCGCGGCGATTCGGCTTCGACGTGCTCGGCGTCGACCCCGTCGACCGGCACGCGCCAATCGACAAACAGCTCGCCGAGCGACCCCTGACGGCCGGATCGGTGCGCTTCACCGAGGGGAGATTCGAGCAGCTGCCAGTCGAGGACTCCTCGATCGACCTGATCTTCTGCCGTGACTCGATCATGTTCGGTGACCTCGCCGTGACGGCAACCGAGTTCCACCGCGTCTTGCGTCCCGGCGGCCGAGGTCTCGTCTACCTCGTCCTCACCGGTCCACTGATGAGCGAGCCCGAGGCCGACCACTTCGACCATCTCATGCGCGGCCGAACGCTTCGCCCGGCCGAGATCGACGCAGCACTTGAACGCAACGGTCTCACTGTCAACGACCGCATCGACTACAGCGGCGAGTGGGCGGAACGATCCCAGGAGCAGGACGGAGAACCTGCTCGACGACTCCTGTTCGCATCTCGACTACTGAGAAGGCCCGATCACTACATCCAGAAGTTCGGACAAGACCACTACGACATCATGCTCGGCGACTGCCTCTGGCACGTCTACCGCATGATCGGGAGACTCTCCGGCTACGCCTGCACCTTCACGCGACCGTTGGCTGCTTCTCCGCCGCCCGAGTAG
- a CDS encoding glycosyltransferase, with protein sequence MSFNTIEFTALLLWSLHRVLDDDVEVVVVDNGSSDGSGRLLAEASEAGLCRLLANDENTHHGPALNQAMGELVEQPTPPRYVWILDSDVVIRRGDVLREALAVAGSGAAIVGERHWDPWHEMHRLELYSLLIDPMQIWHPGAPTFRDDGDPSFELLAAAQQAGLAAENFPFAADGYLIHRGRASLAGVVTSDDRSHPLYEWALEHHAPHFGGIPGARERYESILTRFRSEVGALDGPSLIAACESPPT encoded by the coding sequence GTGTCGTTCAACACCATCGAGTTCACCGCGCTGCTTCTTTGGTCGCTACACCGCGTCCTCGACGATGACGTCGAGGTGGTTGTGGTGGACAACGGCTCGAGCGACGGGTCAGGTCGGCTGCTCGCCGAAGCGTCCGAGGCAGGCCTCTGCCGACTGCTCGCCAACGACGAGAACACTCACCACGGCCCAGCCCTGAACCAGGCGATGGGAGAGCTTGTCGAGCAACCGACACCGCCCCGCTACGTGTGGATCCTCGACTCCGATGTGGTCATACGCCGTGGCGACGTGCTCCGTGAGGCACTGGCCGTCGCTGGGAGCGGCGCCGCGATCGTCGGCGAGCGCCACTGGGATCCATGGCATGAGATGCACCGCTTGGAGCTGTACAGCCTGCTCATCGATCCCATGCAGATCTGGCACCCTGGTGCACCCACCTTCCGGGACGATGGTGACCCGTCGTTCGAGCTCCTCGCAGCCGCCCAGCAGGCTGGCCTTGCTGCCGAGAACTTCCCTTTCGCAGCCGACGGGTATCTCATTCACCGGGGCAGGGCAAGCCTCGCGGGCGTCGTGACCAGCGATGATCGCTCTCACCCGCTCTACGAGTGGGCCCTCGAGCATCACGCACCCCACTTCGGAGGCATCCCAGGTGCCCGCGAGAGATACGAGTCGATCCTGACCCGCTTCCGATCTGAGGTGGGAGCGCTCGACGGGCCGTCTCTGATCGCCGCTTGCGAGTCACCTCCGACCTGA
- a CDS encoding AAA family ATPase — MRRVAVVGGPGSGKSTVARLIADRLDAPLVELDALWWQPDWVPTDLTQFRSDVRTVSNTPAWVIEGNYLDEVGRDIVLPRADTLVWLDPPRRIAIGRALRRSVGRLVRRTELWDTNRQGISTLSPASVVRLIKRWPGYSKLIEETLASGQYPHLSVHRLRNDREFTAWLDLDGHQHR, encoded by the coding sequence GTGAGAAGGGTTGCCGTAGTCGGAGGTCCCGGGTCTGGGAAGTCGACCGTCGCTCGCCTCATCGCCGACCGACTGGACGCCCCGCTGGTCGAGCTCGACGCCCTGTGGTGGCAGCCGGACTGGGTGCCGACTGACCTCACCCAGTTCCGCAGCGACGTCCGGACCGTCTCCAACACGCCAGCGTGGGTCATCGAGGGCAACTACCTCGACGAGGTTGGTCGCGACATCGTCTTGCCGCGGGCCGACACGCTCGTGTGGCTCGATCCGCCCCGCCGGATCGCGATCGGTCGCGCCCTTCGTCGGAGCGTGGGTCGCCTCGTCCGACGCACCGAGCTCTGGGACACGAACCGGCAAGGGATCTCGACGTTGAGCCCAGCCTCTGTCGTGCGGCTGATCAAGAGATGGCCGGGCTACTCGAAGCTCATCGAGGAGACGCTCGCCAGCGGCCAGTACCCGCACCTGTCCGTGCACCGTTTGCGCAACGACCGAGAGTTCACCGCCTGGCTCGATCTCGACGGTCACCAGCACAGATAA
- a CDS encoding ATP-binding protein, with product MVLVVDSRSGVGRLVVITGLPGSGKTSLALELAASMPAARMCPDDWMMASGIDLWDADARARIEQFQLELALTLLSAGENVVIEWGVWAREEREALRDSARSVGALVELRYVTAPVEELWRRIVERDLEGKWASRSIARAELDEWCGSYEAPSDEELATYDPPT from the coding sequence GTGGTCCTCGTGGTGGACAGCAGGTCAGGCGTGGGACGACTCGTGGTGATCACCGGGCTTCCTGGCAGCGGCAAGACCAGTCTCGCTCTTGAACTGGCAGCGTCGATGCCTGCGGCTCGGATGTGCCCGGACGACTGGATGATGGCGTCTGGGATCGACCTCTGGGACGCCGACGCCCGGGCCCGCATCGAGCAGTTCCAGTTGGAGCTCGCTCTCACACTCCTTTCTGCTGGAGAGAACGTGGTCATCGAATGGGGTGTCTGGGCGCGTGAGGAGAGGGAGGCTCTACGGGACTCCGCCCGCTCCGTCGGCGCCCTCGTCGAGTTGCGCTATGTCACGGCTCCGGTTGAGGAGCTGTGGAGGCGGATCGTCGAACGCGACCTCGAAGGGAAGTGGGCGTCGCGCTCGATCGCTCGTGCGGAACTCGACGAGTGGTGCGGTAGCTACGAGGCGCCCTCGGACGAAGAGCTGGCGACCTACGACCCACCGACGTGA
- a CDS encoding GNAT family N-acetyltransferase, with the protein MAPEYVITRHDPAEFTDQELAAGVRLYNTVEAEVWPEDPVTPVGDAIARSRAVPSTVGRTAFRAWSDGTLVGEVEVAVDSEHDDNPDLLTCQIIVRGEYRRQGVGTGLLERVTEFARSHGRRRLVGKTYSRVPDGAQFARRVGAVQKSESHTNHLPLAEVDRALLESWVRDGSQRAHGYELLSWDDTVPDEHLGAFLDLLLVMNDAPTDDLELNDFTISPGQWRDVQAQAAAVGQQRWFLVARRSSDGALAALHDLAWVPAFPQVMWTGSTGVRREDRGHALGKWLKASMTLRVLAERPGVSDIRTDNATSNEAMLSINHAMGYRPLFAIRHWELLVEKSQA; encoded by the coding sequence GTGGCCCCTGAGTACGTCATCACCAGGCACGACCCTGCCGAGTTCACTGATCAAGAACTTGCTGCGGGCGTTCGTCTCTACAACACCGTTGAGGCTGAGGTGTGGCCCGAGGATCCGGTCACGCCCGTGGGCGATGCGATCGCCAGATCACGCGCCGTTCCCTCGACGGTTGGGCGTACAGCGTTCCGTGCTTGGTCCGACGGAACGTTGGTTGGAGAGGTCGAGGTCGCGGTCGACTCAGAACACGACGACAACCCGGACTTGTTGACGTGCCAGATCATCGTCCGAGGCGAATACCGCCGACAGGGTGTCGGGACGGGTCTGCTGGAACGCGTGACGGAGTTCGCTCGGAGTCATGGTCGCCGACGCCTCGTCGGGAAGACCTACTCGCGAGTTCCCGATGGCGCGCAGTTCGCTCGACGAGTTGGCGCTGTCCAGAAGAGCGAGTCTCACACCAACCACCTGCCGTTGGCTGAAGTTGACCGAGCACTCTTGGAGTCGTGGGTACGCGACGGCTCGCAGCGAGCCCACGGCTATGAGCTGTTGTCATGGGACGACACCGTCCCCGACGAACACCTTGGGGCGTTCCTCGACCTTCTCCTCGTGATGAACGATGCCCCGACCGATGACCTCGAACTCAACGACTTCACGATCTCTCCTGGACAGTGGCGAGACGTTCAAGCCCAAGCTGCGGCGGTCGGACAGCAGCGATGGTTCCTGGTGGCGCGCCGGTCGAGCGACGGCGCGCTCGCCGCACTCCACGATCTCGCATGGGTCCCAGCATTCCCGCAGGTGATGTGGACCGGCTCCACCGGAGTGCGGCGAGAGGACAGGGGCCACGCTCTCGGCAAGTGGTTGAAGGCATCCATGACACTGCGCGTCCTCGCGGAGCGGCCCGGCGTCTCCGACATCCGAACAGACAACGCGACAAGCAACGAAGCCATGCTCTCCATCAACCACGCCATGGGCTATCGGCCCCTGTTCGCGATTCGCCACTGGGAGCTACTGGTGGAGAAGAGTCAAGCCTAG
- a CDS encoding antibiotic biosynthesis monooxygenase, with protein MADEVSWVIQVAVKNGELDNLRSLMADMVSSTKDESGALGYEWFIDEAEGKLAIYERYSDSAATMVHLGNFGANFAERFLACVDPVSLQVFGTPSDEVKGVLDGFGATYFGPFGGFFR; from the coding sequence ATGGCAGACGAAGTCTCGTGGGTGATTCAGGTCGCTGTGAAGAACGGCGAGCTCGACAACCTTCGGTCGCTCATGGCCGACATGGTGTCGTCTACGAAGGACGAGTCGGGCGCCTTGGGTTACGAGTGGTTCATCGATGAAGCCGAAGGCAAGCTCGCGATCTACGAGCGATACTCCGATTCCGCCGCGACGATGGTGCACCTCGGGAACTTCGGAGCCAACTTCGCGGAGCGGTTCCTGGCATGCGTCGATCCGGTGAGTCTGCAGGTGTTCGGAACGCCGAGCGACGAGGTCAAGGGCGTCCTCGACGGCTTCGGGGCCACCTACTTCGGCCCATTCGGGGGCTTCTTCCGCTAG